A genomic segment from Salvia splendens isolate huo1 chromosome 13, SspV2, whole genome shotgun sequence encodes:
- the LOC121761366 gene encoding transcription factor TCP17-like: protein MTMNPRERDLGGKKEEEEEYSKFPKMTSSSPSSRQWSSTLKNPRIVRVAPGFGGKDRHSKVCTVKGLRDRRIRLSVPTAIQLYDLQERLGLSQPSKVIDWLIDATKLDIDKLPPLPTIPTNFLQFHQPPSILPNHLDHQPYASEFLSPNLFRERERWSDDQEGFGGFVAQNFFPLNSTLFANPNYFQLEPPDLSLSQFGGLGFGFSNRHHHEDNSNCSLSSSSQASSSQIYMSPSAAHFQPYFAATSLENDQFRDLQLQNSSMRSFSLNASLHSSENDKDNET from the coding sequence ATGACAATGAATccaagagagagagatttgggaggaaagaaagaagaggaggaagaatACAGCAAATTCCCCAAAATGACCTCCTCCTCCCCTTCATCAAGGCAGTGGTCATCAACCTTGAAGAACCCTAGAATCGTGAGAGTGGCACCCGGCTTCGGAGGCAAGGACAGGCACAGCAAGGTGTGCACAGTGAAAGGGTTGAGAGACAGGAGGATTAGGCTCTCAGTCCCTACTGCAATACAGCTCTATGATCTTCAAGAACGGCTCGGCCTCAGCCAGCCTAGCAAGGTCATCGATTGGCTGATCGATGCAACTAAATTAGACATTGATAAACTCCCTCCTCTCCCAACCATTCCCACAAACTTCCTCCAATTTCACCAGCCACCATCAATATTGCCTAATCATCTTGATCATCAGCCTTATGCTTCTgagtttctctctccaaatctgttcagggagagagagaggtggagTGATGATCAAGAGGGTTTTGGTGGATTTGTGGCACAGAACTTCTTCCCACTAAACAGTACTCTATTTGCAAACCCTAACTACTTCCAATTGGAGCCTCCAGATTTGTCATTGTCTCAATTTGGGGGATTAGGGTTTGGCTTCTCGAACCGTCATCATCATGAAGACAACTCCAACTGCAGCCTCTCGTCTTCGTCTCAAGCTTCGAGCTCTCAGATTTACATGTCTCCATCTGCTGCGCATTTTCAGCCCTACTTCGCAGCGACTTCTTTGGAGAATGATCAGTTTAGGGATTTGCAGTTGCAGAATTCATCAATGAGATCTTTCAGTTT
- the LOC121760235 gene encoding mitochondrial import inner membrane translocase subunit Tim9-like, which yields MDKSMLGDLDALPEADKLRMSSMIDQLQIRDSLRMYNTLVERCFTDCVDTFRRKTLDKQEETCVRRCAEKFLKHSMRVGMRFAELNQGAATQD from the exons ATGGACAAAAGTATGCTTGGAGATTTGGACGCTCTTCCTGAGGCAGACAAGCTGCGAATGTCTTCCATGATCGACCAGCTCCAAATCCGCGACAG TTTAAGGATGTACAATACACTGGTGGAGAGATGTTTCACCGATTGTGTAGACACATTCCGGCGCAAAACTCTTGATAAGCAAGAAGAGACTTGCGTTCGCAGATGTGCAGAGAAGTTTTTGAAGCACTCGATGCGCGTTGGCATGAGATTCGCAGAGCTGAACCAAGGTGCTGCCACACAAGACTAA